A region of the Scatophagus argus isolate fScaArg1 chromosome 14, fScaArg1.pri, whole genome shotgun sequence genome:
gggaggatagagagaacagtgcagagcaggagcagcaggatccaggcagggccacGGAggggttctggatccagcagcactatcagtgcagtaggcagggccatagagggctcaggatccagcagcgttaccaggcctcaggagggtggggtaggagattctggatccagcaacatgcttcggaagtgctaaggaaagatggagcacaagagctctgGGGGAGAGGGTGAATTAGTActgtaccggtgatgggacatgatgagtgagtccccctgctctgaaacctcggtgtctaaggatctcccccagcaatctaaacctatagcagcataactagaggttggtctaactataggctttgtcaaaaaggatactcttaaacatagagagggtgttTGCTGTCCGAACTGAGactggtaattggttccacagaagaggagcttgataactgaaggccctggctccatatttacatttggagattcgtggtattaccagtaagtctgaatctaaggaacgcagcacccgAGAGGGCTGATATAtgatcagtgatatatgatggtgccagaccatgcacagctttgtaggttaggaggaggatcttaaattctactctaaattttactggaagccaatgtagagaggccagcacaggtgaaatgtggtcacgcctcttagttttagtcaggacacaagctgcagagttctgaatgagctgcagagtcctgagggactttttagggcatcctgacaaaagagagttacagtaatccagcctagagctaacaaaagcatgaatgagcttctcagcagcatctaaggaaaggacaatgttgcaatgttacgaaggtggaagtaTGCAGTCCTCGAGATTTGCTTTATGTGAGTGTTTAAAGACAAatcctgatcaaagctaacacccaggttctttacaatggtgctagaggcaggagctCATCCGTTATGAAAGtctatatcattagctaaagattgtctaaggTGTTTTCGACCAACTAGTaaaacctcagttttgtctgagttcaacagaagaaagttgtgggtcatccaggacttaatatcagcaacacaggattgcagtttTGTTAGTTGATTGCTTTCATCTcgcttcattgataaatacagttgggtgtcgtcagcataacagtgaaaatttatagcatgttttctgatcacattgcgtagtgggagcatatagattgtgaataGCAAttaccaatttgattttctagtctctgtaaaagaatctggtggtcaatagtatcaaatgcagcactgaggtccagaaggacaagtactgaaacacagccctgGTCAGAGGCCATTAACAGGTCGTTGGTGACTTTTACTAGTTcggtctctgtgctgtgatgttccctaaaacctgactgaaaggCTGTTATTATGGAGATGCTTGCACAGCTGACTGGCGATGATTTTCTCCAAAATTTTTGAAGTGAAGACCAGGATGGAGATAGGtctatagtttgctaaaacTACTGGATCAACAGTGGGCTTTTTTAGcagaggtttgattacagcaacttAAAACCTCTGTGGGACATAGCCTGATGTCagggacaaattaataatgtctagtaaggaggtgccaagtaaagggaacacttccttaaccctagaacactaacgttaaaattagtaacgccatcactaacgttgggtatattttacccgatataatatctcagATAAAATACCGTTTTCATCAATTTATGTAAAAGTACACCACTGTATGCCAAATTGTAGTACTCTTTAATTTCCCAATATACAATATcacatacaataaaaaaaaggtacCATGGGGGACATCATCAGGTAATCCTTAACGAGAaatttccaaacaaaaaaaaataatggagcTGGGAACTTGTTCTTTGGTCCACCCATTCCTGGGACATGTGAGCCTTGCCTGGTGAAGGCATAGTCTTCCTGCATCACTGACAACTGTGGGAGACATAGACAAAAAATGGCATTTTTTGAGAGGGGAAAAATTACCAAATTTTTTTGACTATATGAATTTTCTGGGAAATTACCATTAAATGATGTTTATTCATAGCCATTATACTAATTAAGGATTACATGCAAATTCTGGGACAACTCTAACTTACATTACGCCTTACATGCAGTCGGTACAGGCAGGGTAGTGATGGCGAGGACACACTGGTCGACGGCAGACATGACACCTGTGTCGTGTCTTCCTATCTGTGGGGCAGTCAGCACACCTCACTAAGGGACCTCCACTTTCTGCTGCCACTGGTCCAACCTCACCCACAGGAGTGCCAGGTGTAGGGATGTTGCACACGCTGCACATGAGGATTCTGAGCCGACGTGACAGACTTGAAGCCAGAGCCTCTGCTCTGCCCATGGCTTGATGAGTGCCATTGCCAAAGCCTGCATATACTGCCTCCTCTTCATTTGTGTGTCACCTCTCTTCATGGCATTTTCCTTGTGTATGATCCATgagtttatcacaccagcgttcatcatgccatatagcACACACAGGGCCACCTCCCTTCGTTTggttgtaaaatgtgtgtgtaaagagcgcctgatttaaacacacaaacactaacatCGGGTAAATTCCACCCGTAAAATATGTTACTCTCTATCACTAATGTcgggtgaaaatcacccgaaTGCATGTCTCTTGAAAAAACCATAGATGGGAGGAGGGAAACAAACATACCATTAATAACATTAGCGAGCAGCTTGAAGCTACCCGAGGACCCATGCAACTCAGACATCAGCAACACAATGAAAATCACATGACaaaaattgtgtgggtgaaaatcacccgacgttagtgttctagggttaagtaGCCCAGTAGGAATAGGATCTAAGAGACAGGTTGTGGATTTAGAGGAGGAAACGATAGAAGCCAATTGTTGATGGTTGATAGGAAGAAATGAGTCCAGGTATGTATCTGACTTAGTGGTTATCTCTAATACGGCTGCATTGACAGACAAATTTGTGGTAGGTGATGCTAGGAGGTCTTGAATGTTATCTCTAATTGTTgcaattttttcattaaagaagttCATGAAATCACTGCTACTGAGATGTGGAGGAATGGATTGCTCAATAGAGTTATGACTCtgggtcagcctggctacagtgctgaatagaaacctgggattatgcttgttatcaTGCTTATCATGTTATTATGCTTGAGTGATGAGTAATAATTGGCTCTGGCTGTACGGAGTGCTGCCTTGTATGTTTTTAGACTATCTTGCCAGGCCTGATagaattcatccttttttgttgAACGCCATTTCTTCTCTATGTGTCGTGATGTTTGCTTTAACTCGcgtgtttccttttttttcgGAGCAGAGCTTCTTCTAGTTATATTCTTTTTGGATAGAGGCGCAATTAGGTTGAGCGTGCTGTGCAATGAGCCTGCAATGCTATCAACAAAATTATCAATGTCATGGCAACTAGGGGTAGTGCATGAGTTCCCCGACACGCTGAGCCTGGGTATTGTACTAAGAATCGACGGAAGTGTTTCCTTAAATTTGGCTATGGCATTACCAGACAGACATCTAGTGAGAGTGCTTCTGCTCAGTTTGTGCAATTGgctaaaagaaaatcaaaagttattaaatgatggtcagacaaaactgaattcTGAGTAGAGACTGTTAAGTGTTCAGTTTCAATCCCATATGCTAACACAAGGTCTAGGGTGTggttgaagcagtgagtgggttcatgcacacattgacagaagccaattgttTCTAGTATGGAATTGAACGCAGTAGCCAAGCTATCACTAATTACATCTACGTGGATGTTAAAGTCACCAATAATTACAACTTTATCTGATTTAAGGACCAGGCTTGACAGGAACTCCGAAAATTCTGATAAGAAATCAGAATATGGGCCTGGAGGAGGGTACAATATAGCAACTAAGGCTGGCTGACCTGTCCTACAGGTGGGATGAGTCAGACTAAGaacaaggctttcaaatgagttATAGTCTGTGTTTGGTCTAGTAAAGATGGATAAATAAGAGTCAAAGATCGCTGCAACCCCACCTCCTTGACCAGAACATCGAGGGGCATTAGCGTTGATATGGCTAGGTGGGGTAGCCTCATTCAAGGAGACATAGTCATCCTCAGGcagccaggtttcagttagacaaaacggatcaatatttttatctgaaatGAGCTCATTAACGGTTCTGTAAACCGCTCGTTCATACCCCAAGTGCTTCAGAGTTCTGCAGTGAGTTCACTCATCCCCCTTTGCATCCCATCCTGGTTTTTATTGAACTCTGATCCTGCTCAAGCACTATTTCTGGGGGTCAGCCATGGACTCTAACACCAAGGAATTTGTTGCAGCCATTGATGTCTGCTACAGAAACAAGGCCACCCATCGACCTCCTGCTTTACTCTCTACCTGTTCCATCTTGCTCCATGTCCCAGATTGCTGTGGATTTTGTGACTGGCTTACCTTCTTCCTAATATAAAGCCACGATTTCAACCACTGTTGTCTGATTTTCTAAGTGTGGCCATTTCATAGCTCTGCCCAAGCTTCGATTTACCTGAGAGATTTCAGACCTGCTGGTTGAACATGTTTTTGCTCTCCGTGGCATCCCTCGTGACATTATCTCTGATATTATCTCTGATTACCTCCCAGCTGTGGAAATTGTGATGTCTTGGGTGTCTTGGTGAGTCTCACCTACAAGTTTCATCCCCAGACTAATCACCATGTCCCCTAAAGACATTCCTGATTTCAAGAAACTCTCCTCAGTACTTAAATCCTTTCCCATCCTTAAGGTAATCAACACCTCTGTCGTCAACCCAAATTGCCAGTCTCCATAAGCATTCATCCCATCTTCCATGGGTCCCAGATTAAGTCTGTCTCTTCCAGTCAGTTGACTCATTCTGATTTtaacacacaaggacacacacataaatgtctAACAAAAACTGTTACATACAAAATAGACATTTGGAGAAGCTGGCAGAGCAGTAGACATCATgattaactttttattttctgttttgtgtccaTCCACATGTGCCTTATTCTTCTATTCGCTATGTAAACTGTACagaatcattttaaaagaaaaacaaaaagtataaaCTCAATCAAGATGTACGCAAGTTACCCAGTTACGCAAACAAATGATAATTGTCCGCACAgattattttatattgtgtcaAACATGAATTAATGTAATGCAACACCtgaaaaatcatgaaaacagtGAACTGAATTCACTTTGCTTCACATTGACTTTGTTCTCAAATGTCTCCACATTCTTTAAAACATTGCATCAGCTTCACTAATTGTCTTAAAACTCAGTAGAATATATAAGGATGACATTCTTTTCATAGATTTGTACTAGCACTTTGGTTTCTGCTAATAAAATATCCCTAAAGGCTCTACATTGATATCCTTACACTCACAACAAGCTAGTGGTTTCCTTTTAATGCTTTTCATAGTCAAAGTGCATGGTTGCTAACCCTTAAGCTTTTTATCACATCGTTAAGCATTTCTACTAATATATTATAGCTCCttactttgtgtttcaggtcaGTCTGCAGGGTACATTTATAAtactacaacaataaaactaCAACAATAAGACCACTCAACCATCTACATTctacatcagaaaaaaacacaagaatgaTATTATATGAAGCTTGGTTTTGCATCACAGATCTGTTGGTAAAGGCTGCCATACACCAATTCATAGACATGCAGAGTATTTGTTCCACTTCAAAAGTGTCTGAGCCTTCTGAAGaggacagctgctgcagctaGAACTACAATGACGGCCACAGTGAGGACTCCCACAGCTAAGCCGAGACCCATCGTGGAGCTGGAGTCCGAGTTGCTGCTGAGCACAGCTGCTCATAACACAACCACAGTACATGTTCATCACACACTGGCTCACAAAGTATTATCTGTATATAATCAGGCATAAACAGCCTTGAGTCAATCACTGAGTTGCTGATTTGCACTAATCAGTAATGAATTTTTGTGCTATAGACATAATACTTAGAAACATTTATGTTAAATAGTTTAATAATATTTATGATATTGGGATTGAATAATATCATACCTTCCTCCTTGGATGCCAGTGCTGAACAGataaaagagataaagagaaaaggagaaaataaataagcatttGTAATGGTCATGAGGTATGGGAAAAAGCACTGTCAAAAaaaattgctttattttttctatGTCCTTGATTATACTTGGACATGTTTGAAGGTAATCTTACTATAGCACAACATAAATATCTTTAGAGCTTGTCAATGCTATTATACAAGTCACAGCCTCTATTTAGATTCCTTTTAATTATGAAGATCTCTTACTTTGTTTAGACAGTACACTGATGGCTGTACAAATAATATTACACAGTATGTTTGCTTGTTATATCCAGAATTAAGAAAATCTGGATTAACACAGAAATCAGTTCAAATTGCCCTTTGTGTCTCTCATGTGGTTTCTTTGTGATTTTATGCTAATTGTTTATTGTGATATCATCGTAAAAAACGTATACCTACAATTCTCATTTCTGGTAACAATGGGGACTGCTGAGGACAAGGTGGTGGCATCTGAAACACTGGTGGAACCAACATCCCTTTTCCTCCTATTGTTACATTGCTGTAGATGAAGGAAGAAGGAATGTAACTAACTAAGTTCAAGAATTAATGGGAGAAATGGACTGAATGCTTTTTAGCCTTACTCATCCTTCACTGACCTTAAACTCATTGCAGGTGCTGATCTCACAGAGTCTGGTGATGCAGTGCAGGTAGTAGGTGGACACTGTCTGGTTCTGCTGTTCGAGAAACCTGAAGGCCTGGAAGGAGAAGCGAGCGTGATGGCTGTCCCCGTTCTCATGCATAATGGTCAATTGGTCCTTAGAGCACCTGTTCGTTATGAGGAAAAAACAGTGCTTGCCTAAAATATAGACATTGACGGTCTCTTCAGAATGAAGCcgtgtgttgcatgtgtgttcaaccagtGATGTGTTAAATTCAGAGAAGAATTCcggtgcatgtaaaaatatactgacaacaAAGTTTGAAGAAGTTTAAGTTGAAGAAGTAGGAGAAGTTTATTTGAGGACTTACGAGACAAACAGGTTAAAGAAAGTGGAGTTGCTGGGATaaggagagatggaggcatAGCATCGATCCATGAGGACATGGTACCTGGTGGGGGAAGAACAATGGATATCAGAGGTGGTGCTAAAATACTTGTTCCTACTCCTCATAAGAGTTTTAATACCATCCACTCAATATGAATctattctgtttgtttctgtgggtgGTGGGAGGAAGGGTACCAGTGTTTCAGGAATGTGTTGAAATTTGTGTACACAAGATCAGATTCAGCTGATAGATACGCTTACTGATCAGTCAGGTTGACTGCCTGGACCTGGACATAGATGTTGGTCCTCAGCTCTAAGCCCATCGGGGGTATGATCAGAGGAGTGGTGTAGTTAGCATCCTGTCAACGGCAGTGTATAGTTGATTTACTGATGATTATCATTCACATTTGACACATTCACAGGTTGAAAAGCTTGGAAAgcttttttgttccttttgctGACTCTGGTTTCTATGGTGTGTAAGGTTCTATTTACAGCACTTTAACAAAGGGTCTGTCTAAGGTATTTATTAGTTTCTGATTCTGGGAAAGTGGGAGAAACTGTACAATTTCCCCAAATGATTATATATTGTGTACTcttttgtactgtactgtactgtaaatttaTCCATTGTGAGACTAGTAAAGGATTAACGTGTTTTATTTCTCAGCTCCTCAACCAAATCACATAAATTCAAGCTATTCTGGATATGTGGTCCGCTTTTGTTAACTAATAAAACACTTCTGCACATGACCGTGAACATGCAACAAGAAATACAACTGAAGAACAGGTAAAGTTCAAATAAGTAATTAAAGTTAGTTAATTAAGTTATAGtacataaaataacaataatttgtAACAACAAACCGCTACTGAAACAATACTACAGCCTGCAATTCATCATAATACATTGCTTCTCAACTTACACTGAAGAGATCCATGCTCAAAGTACTGATGAAGCTTCCATTGTTGTCTCTCACTGCAATAGATGACGCTGATCTAAATGAGACGGGTGATGTCAGAAACAGGGAAGAGTTGGTTGGATGAAACATTTCTGACTGCATCCTACATGTTACTGAATACCAGGATTGGATTTCCACCAGCAGAGGAGAATGAGCTACTTTTAGACTGAAAATCCAGTCTTATTTTATCAGAGACTTTGATCAGGACAGATGTATCTAGTATCATATACTGCACTGTTTTAGTGACCACAGTAACGCACAAAAGGATAGTTTGGTTTTTCCTATTTATCATGCCTAAAACCAAACACATTCAGAAGGTTTGACTTTGAACTTGGCTTGGAATTCTTaagagcagagaaaaatatCCTCTGAAGCGGAGATTTGATTTCTTTgcctttttaacttttttttaataaacagaggaaaaaaaacagaaatcctaaaaaaaaaaaaaaaatatccttaTATATTTGTCTGCTGCTactgtgtgctgcagtgtgtacattttttgaaagtgaaataagtAACCTCATGAAACTTGgactgtgtatttatttgttttttaggaTAGCTATGTTTTGATGATACAGACAGGAAGGGACATTTTCAAACTCACTAAATATCATAATTTAAGGCTTTACACTGCactcaaagaggaaaaaaggtgTTCATGACTTTGTAGATTAAATTTTACTGAAAATTGTAAAGTTCTTTAGAACCAAACTATTCCTTCACTGATTACTCACCATCAGAGCTGTCACAGACACAGCCAGTTTCCCCATTAAACAACATGTCCAGGTACATGTAATAAACATCTAAAAATGAAGCCCAGTAATTTAAGGGATACAAGCAGAGTTCTTACACTTCCACCTGGGTGTTGTTGATCAGATACTCCAGTGGGTAAGCACAGGAATAATAATATTTCAGCTCAGCGTTATAGGTGACTACCCCCGTGGTTGGATCATGGGAGGTCACCACACCACTGACATTAACTGTCTGGATGTTGGAGAAGTCAGCAAAGATCCCTGTGCCAGCTGCACTGGTCGTCTGGAGATAAAATTTATGGCAAAAGtcatgcacagaaaaaaaagtagatgCTTTGAGAAAACTGAATTGTTCTCCAGCTCCAACTTCTACTAACCAGGAAGGTGCTGCCGCAAGCATTAGTCATATTGAGGGGAAAGGAGAATCTAACAACAGGAGGGTTGGCAGATTCATCCAAGGTTCCCCTACAAATTGGATCATCATAAATGTGGTTGAGGATGAGCAGAGATTCGTTGTAGCCAGTGTAGATGACAGGACAGATTTGGATAGCCAGGCTAATCGAGGACGTGCCACATTgaactgaaatgtcagtgtaatctatgagaaagaaaatgagacgTCAGTAAGCTTTTCTGCAACTATCACTTGAAATCTCATTTACAAACTAATTTCTTGtctagaagaagaaaaaaagtcctGGCAGCAATATTCTttgaattttctgcttttctgcctcTGCCTTGCTGTTTACAAGTGTGTGGCAAAATTGCATCCCTTTAGATGTCCTGAGATAGAATTGAAACAAAAAGCCTGacataaatgtgaatgtgaatatgAATGAGAACATAATGAGAACATATATACCTATTCAGGAAGATGACTGAGAACAGTAACTTgtcagaaaaagcagaaactgGCATATCATACCTGGACGTCGAAAGTCAGTTTGGCACGTTAACTGACTGCTTTTGGAGACCATGGAACCCAAGAAGAGAAAACTAAGaatgctcatttttttcttctttggtaTGGACATATCTGTAATAGCAAAAAATAATGATGTGTCAAAAGAACCTGACATCTCTGTAATTGTTAATGTTTCCTTACATGGCACCCACCTTAGCTGCCCCAATGATGTTGTTCCCTTTCTTTGCTTGACTGTTGCTTTGAACCATCAATGAGCACAGCGGAGCTGTGGGAGAGTCTTATATACATGACTCTTTCTTGGTATTGGACAGAAACGAGGTCAGTGTAGGTTGGTGTGTCCACCTTAACTTTACTGTATGGGAACAATTTAGTGAGTATAGGGAGTTCCATGGACCATACCTTTAGGGCAATTAGTGAAACCCTACACAGTGAGTGTCTGTGAGGGACAATGGCTTAGCTCAACAAATTCCCTTATAAGGCTAGGATGAGACTTCATGAACTTAGTGTTAAATCCCTAGGGATTATATACAATATTTTGATGCCCCTTTTAGGTAAGAGTCTATTtattaacaacaacagcaatatcCTTTTCATGACCTAAGGATGATCATGTGAGATGGTTCCCCATCCCAGAGGAGGCTGTGGATACTGCACTTGGGCGCTATGTTTACATTAGCTTGAAAAATCTTTATgggagtcaagtcaagtcactTGAGTCTACACAGTAGTTCAACAATGTCTTTGGTGCCATGGTGAAAATGACTCAAAGCAGTTCCAGCAATTGAAATTATTTAAGACTAAACACAGACTGCTGCAGGCTTAGCATTTGTGATTCTAAACAAATGTGCTAGAAACTAAAATGAAAGTATTTGGCTTTCTCTAGTTTGCAACATTTTAACATAGTTTAAGCATGCATACTTCCACCTtcataacattgcaaaaatcaggcatgtcctttccttagatgctgctgagaagctcatccatgcttttgttacctctaggctggattactgtaactctctttgtcaggatgccctaaaaagtccctcaggactctgcagctcattcagaactctgcagcttgtgtcctgactaaaactaagaggcgtgaccacatttcacctgtgctggtctctctacattggcttccagtaaaatttagagtagaatttaagatcctcctcctaacctacaaagccgtgcatggtctggcaccatcatatatcactgatctcattgaaccatatcagccctctagggaGCTgtgttccttagattcagacttactggtaatactacgaatctccaaatgtaatatggagccagggccttcagttatcaagctcctcttctgtggaaccaattaccagcctcagtttgggcggcagacaccctctctatgtttaagagtagacttaaaaccctcctttttgacaaagcctatagttagaccaacctctagttatgctgctataggtttagattgctgggggacatccttagacaccgagctttcagagcagggggattcactcatcatgtcccatcaccggtacagcactaactcgtcctctcccccggagctcttgtgctccatcttttctcagcacttccggagcatgtcgctggatccagaatctcctaccccgccctcctgaggcctggtaacgctgctggatcctgagccctctatggccctgcgtactgcactgatagtgctgctggatccagaaccctctccgTGGCCCTGGCTGGATCCTGTTGcttctgctctgcactgttctctctatcctccctgtctctcctctctccctctccctctccctttctctctatctccccttctcctgtctctctccatctccctgtctctcctctcccctctctcctgtctctccatctccctgtctctcctctcccccgtCTCCCTCCAGCcggtcgcagcagaaggccgtctacactgagtctggttctgctcgaggtttctgcctgttaaaaggaaatttttcctcgccactgaTGCCATATGCTTAATatgtggggttttgccctgggacctgtttctctttgattctcttcttttttgttgttttttgttgttgttgtttacacacctgtaaagtgtcttgagataacttaGTTATGAATtagcactttaaataaaattgaattgaaatgtaATTGAATAGTTAGTTTAAGCCCATTAACATTGATTCAAAGTAATTTTGAAACGAAAAGAACATACTGATTGTTTGAGTGTCACCATTCTTAAATAACTACTATGAACTGATCGCTACCTACTTGTTTTCTGCCAGCGATATCAGTACATAGCTAGAGCATATGTAGAAGATGGAGCTCTGTTCTGAATGGtattgtgcatatgtgtgtaactaaggattttattttctacataAGATATAAAGCAGAGGTGATTTTcctcaaaatgtaaacattcaatctgtttaaatcaatttaaatcGT
Encoded here:
- the si:ch211-103f14.3 gene encoding zona pellucida-like domain-containing protein 1 isoform X1, translated to MSGSFDTSLFFAITDMSIPKKKKMSILSFLFLGSMVSKSSQLTCQTDFRRPDYTDISVQCGTSSISLAIQICPVIYTGYNESLLILNHIYDDPICRGTLDESANPPVVRFSFPLNMTNACGSTFLTTSAAGTGIFADFSNIQTVNVSGVVTSHDPTTGVVTYNAELKYYYSCAYPLEYLINNTQVEVSASSIAVRDNNGSFISTLSMDLFSDANYTTPLIIPPMGLELRTNIYVQVQAVNLTDQYHVLMDRCYASISPYPSNSTFFNLFVSCSKDQLTIMHENGDSHHARFSFQAFRFLEQQNQTVSTYYLHCITRLCEISTCNEFKQCNNRRKRDVGSTSVSDATTLSSAVPIVTRNENSLASKEEAVLSSNSDSSSTMGLGLAVGVLTVAVIVVLAAAAVLFRRLRHF
- the si:ch211-103f14.3 gene encoding zona pellucida-like domain-containing protein 1 isoform X2, encoding MSIPKKKKMSILSFLFLGSMVSKSSQLTCQTDFRRPDYTDISVQCGTSSISLAIQICPVIYTGYNESLLILNHIYDDPICRGTLDESANPPVVRFSFPLNMTNACGSTFLTTSAAGTGIFADFSNIQTVNVSGVVTSHDPTTGVVTYNAELKYYYSCAYPLEYLINNTQVEVSASSIAVRDNNGSFISTLSMDLFSDANYTTPLIIPPMGLELRTNIYVQVQAVNLTDQYHVLMDRCYASISPYPSNSTFFNLFVSCSKDQLTIMHENGDSHHARFSFQAFRFLEQQNQTVSTYYLHCITRLCEISTCNEFKQCNNRRKRDVGSTSVSDATTLSSAVPIVTRNENSLASKEEAVLSSNSDSSSTMGLGLAVGVLTVAVIVVLAAAAVLFRRLRHF